Proteins from a single region of Salvelinus fontinalis isolate EN_2023a chromosome 15, ASM2944872v1, whole genome shotgun sequence:
- the LOC129812098 gene encoding rho-related GTP-binding protein RhoV-like, whose translation MTLSDVFILCFSVVNPVSFQSITSKWIPQIRTFHPASPIILVGSQLDRRHDFNILIHLDQLRDKPVVSFQVRGLADKIRAHDYVEFSTVTQKNLKEAFDSAIFVAIKHKTCQKAKKLNLLYRAKTFSNGGWKKFFCFI comes from the exons ATGACTTTATCAG ATGTCTTCATTCTTTGCTTCAGTGTTGTCAACCCTGTGTCTTTCCAGAGCATCACTTCAAAATGGATCCCCCAGATCCGCACCTTCCATCCTGCTTCACCCATAATTCTAGTGGGGTCACAGTTGGACCGCCGGCATGATTTTAACATCCTTATCCATCTGGACCAGCTGAGGGACAAGCCGGTGGTAAGCTTCCAGGTCAGGGGGCTGGCAGACAAGATCAGAGCCCACGACTATGTGGAGTTTTCCACAGTGACCCAGAAGAACCTAAAAGAAGCATTTGACTCTGCTATCTTTGTTGCCATCAAACACAAGACCTGTCAGAAAGCAAAGAAGCTCAATCTCTTGTATCGTGCAAAGACTTTCTCTAATGGCGGGTGGAAGAAGTtcttctgcttcatctga